In Bacillus toyonensis BCT-7112, a single window of DNA contains:
- a CDS encoding response regulator transcription factor: MKRISILIADDEAEIADLIEIHLEKEGYHVVKAADGEEAIHIIETQSIDLVVLDIMMPKMDGYEVTRQIRAKYHMPIIFLSAKTSDFDKVTGLVLGADDYMTKPFTPIELVARVNAQLRRFFTLNQPKVAESKSALEIGGVIIDPERRTVNVYGEQIELTPKEFDILYLLASHPKKVYNVENIFQQVWADDYYEGGNTVMVHIRTLRKKLGEDKRKDKLIKTVWGVGYTFNG, translated from the coding sequence ATGAAGCGCATTTCAATTTTGATAGCTGATGATGAGGCAGAAATTGCTGATTTAATTGAGATACATTTAGAAAAAGAAGGGTACCACGTTGTGAAAGCAGCTGATGGGGAAGAGGCAATTCATATTATTGAAACGCAGTCAATTGACTTAGTCGTTTTAGATATTATGATGCCGAAAATGGATGGGTATGAAGTGACGAGACAGATTCGCGCCAAATATCATATGCCGATTATTTTCTTAAGCGCGAAAACATCTGACTTCGATAAGGTGACAGGTCTTGTACTAGGTGCGGATGATTATATGACAAAGCCTTTCACACCAATAGAACTAGTTGCACGTGTAAATGCACAACTGCGTAGGTTTTTTACGTTAAATCAACCGAAAGTAGCGGAGAGTAAGTCTGCTTTAGAGATTGGCGGAGTCATTATTGATCCTGAGCGCCGAACGGTAAATGTATATGGAGAGCAAATTGAGTTAACACCGAAAGAATTTGACATTTTATATTTATTAGCGAGTCATCCGAAGAAAGTGTACAATGTGGAAAATATTTTTCAGCAAGTATGGGCAGATGATTATTATGAAGGTGGAAATACAGTTATGGTACATATTCGTACGTTACGGAAAAAGCTTGGGGAAGATAAAAGAAAGGATAAGTTAATAAAAACAGTGTGGGGGGTAGGTTATACTTTCAATGGCTAA
- the dagF gene encoding 2-dehydro-3-deoxy-phosphogluconate aldolase codes for MTNIQKRFYKGRVALNVLANNIENAKDIFEAAEGYVVVGVLSKDYPTVEEAVAAMKAYGKEIEDAVSIGLGAGDNRQAAVVAEIAKHYPGSHINQVFPSVGATRANLGEKDSWINSLVSPTGKVGYVNISTGPISAAGEEKAIVPIKTAIALVRDMGGNSLKYFPMKGLAHEEEYRAVAKACAEEGFALEPTGGIDKENFETIVRIALEANVEQVIPHVYSSIIDKETGNTKVEDVRELLAVVKKLVDQYA; via the coding sequence ATGACAAACATTCAAAAACGTTTTTATAAAGGCCGCGTAGCATTAAATGTATTGGCAAACAATATAGAAAATGCGAAAGATATTTTTGAAGCAGCAGAAGGTTATGTAGTAGTCGGTGTGCTATCAAAAGACTATCCGACTGTAGAAGAAGCAGTTGCGGCGATGAAAGCATACGGAAAAGAAATTGAGGATGCTGTATCAATCGGACTAGGAGCAGGAGATAATCGCCAAGCGGCAGTTGTGGCTGAAATTGCGAAGCATTATCCTGGTAGCCATATTAACCAAGTGTTCCCTTCAGTTGGAGCGACACGTGCAAATCTTGGCGAAAAAGATAGCTGGATTAATAGTTTAGTATCGCCGACAGGAAAAGTAGGTTACGTAAACATTTCTACTGGCCCAATTAGTGCAGCTGGGGAAGAAAAAGCAATCGTTCCAATTAAAACAGCGATCGCACTTGTACGTGATATGGGCGGAAATTCATTGAAATACTTCCCAATGAAAGGTTTAGCTCATGAAGAAGAATATCGCGCAGTTGCGAAAGCTTGTGCGGAAGAAGGATTCGCATTAGAGCCAACAGGCGGAATTGATAAAGAGAACTTTGAAACAATTGTACGCATTGCACTTGAGGCAAATGTAGAGCAAGTTATCCCGCACGTGTACTCTTCTATTATTGATAAAGAAACTGGTAACACGAAAGTAGAAGATGTGCGTGAATTATTAGCAGTCGTGAAGAAGCTAGTTGATCAATATGCGTAA
- the menC gene encoding o-succinylbenzoate synthase, translating to MEIKKVTLYITEMPLVIPFAASYGTYERRESIVVELEDKDGYVGFGEVVAFSEPWYTEETVKTALHVLQDFLIPDLLETEISHPNEVPSLFQHIKRNRMAKAGIEGAVWDLYATRQKKPLATLLGGTKSEIEVGVVIGINTIPVMLKQIEKYAEEGYERFKVKIKPEHDYELLKEIRKEFPNIPLMADANSAYTLADTERLKRLDEFQLLMIEQPLADYDFLDHAQLQKKIETPICLDESIHSLEDARVAITLGSCRIVNIKPGRVGGLTESIQIHNYCMEHNIPVWCGGMVEMGISRAQNVALASLPNFTIPGDISASSRHWEQDIISPEVMLKGGKVIVPQSVEAEYEVDRGRLDEITKQRIVFER from the coding sequence GTGGAGATAAAAAAAGTGACACTTTATATAACGGAAATGCCACTCGTAATCCCGTTTGCTGCAAGCTACGGAACTTACGAAAGGCGTGAGAGTATCGTCGTTGAATTAGAAGATAAAGATGGATACGTTGGTTTTGGTGAAGTCGTTGCTTTTTCTGAACCGTGGTATACGGAAGAAACGGTGAAGACAGCACTGCATGTACTTCAGGATTTTTTAATACCGGATTTATTGGAAACTGAAATTTCTCATCCGAATGAAGTGCCGAGTTTGTTCCAGCATATAAAGAGAAACCGAATGGCAAAGGCCGGAATAGAAGGGGCTGTTTGGGATTTATATGCGACGCGTCAAAAGAAACCGCTAGCGACATTGCTTGGCGGAACGAAGTCTGAAATTGAGGTCGGCGTTGTAATCGGGATCAATACGATTCCGGTTATGCTAAAACAAATCGAGAAGTACGCGGAAGAAGGATACGAGCGTTTTAAAGTGAAAATAAAGCCAGAGCATGATTACGAATTATTGAAAGAAATTCGTAAAGAGTTTCCGAATATCCCGTTAATGGCTGATGCAAATTCAGCCTATACATTAGCGGATACGGAGAGACTGAAACGACTAGATGAATTTCAATTGCTGATGATTGAACAACCGCTAGCGGATTACGATTTTCTTGATCATGCACAGCTGCAAAAGAAAATTGAAACGCCGATTTGTTTAGACGAAAGCATCCATAGTTTAGAAGACGCGCGCGTTGCGATTACGCTTGGTAGTTGCCGCATCGTTAACATTAAACCAGGGCGAGTGGGCGGATTAACAGAATCTATTCAAATCCATAATTATTGCATGGAGCATAACATACCCGTTTGGTGCGGTGGTATGGTAGAGATGGGGATATCACGAGCACAAAACGTTGCGCTTGCTTCATTGCCGAACTTTACGATTCCTGGTGATATATCCGCTTCTAGTCGACATTGGGAGCAGGATATTATTTCGCCGGAAGTGATGCTTAAGGGCGGGAAAGTGATTGTACCGCAAAGTGTTGAAGCTGAGTATGAAGTAGATCGTGGGAGACTGGATGAAATCACGAAGCAGCGGATTGTGTTTGAGCGGTAA
- a CDS encoding D-Ala-D-Ala carboxypeptidase VanY, which translates to MKKWVFISFFIACTICVGVYISPLFQKEIDVKIGGENSAVKTASMEKVEVTKEQIYKGDLLLVNKDYPVKKDSIRSDIINVNHNSELVRGYVIFDRNLRLSKGVVKKFLNVVDAAGKDGVQHFLMSSGYRDFQEQSKLYKEMGSDYALPAGYSEHNLGLSLDVGSTQKKMERAPEGKWVEENVWKHGFVLRYPKNKSNITGIQYEPWHIRYVGLPHSAIMQKKNFTLEEYLEFLKEEKEISTEVEGKKYTVSYYKVSENMNVNVPVNKQYEISGNNMDGVIVTVQE; encoded by the coding sequence ATGAAAAAGTGGGTATTTATTTCTTTTTTTATAGCATGCACAATCTGTGTAGGCGTTTACATATCACCGTTATTTCAAAAGGAAATTGATGTGAAAATCGGCGGGGAAAATAGTGCAGTAAAGACTGCAAGTATGGAAAAGGTAGAGGTTACAAAAGAACAAATTTATAAAGGGGATCTACTATTAGTTAATAAAGATTACCCAGTAAAAAAAGATAGTATTAGGTCTGATATTATAAATGTAAATCATAATAGTGAATTAGTAAGAGGTTATGTAATATTTGATAGAAACCTTCGCTTATCAAAGGGTGTTGTAAAAAAGTTTTTGAACGTTGTCGATGCGGCTGGAAAAGATGGAGTACAGCATTTCCTAATGAGTAGCGGGTACCGAGATTTTCAAGAACAAAGTAAATTATATAAAGAAATGGGATCAGATTATGCACTCCCAGCAGGATACAGTGAGCATAATTTAGGATTATCACTCGATGTTGGGTCTACTCAAAAGAAAATGGAGAGGGCTCCTGAAGGTAAGTGGGTGGAAGAGAACGTATGGAAGCATGGCTTTGTATTACGCTACCCGAAAAATAAAAGTAACATTACAGGCATTCAATATGAGCCATGGCATATACGTTACGTCGGTTTACCTCATAGCGCAATTATGCAAAAAAAGAATTTTACGCTAGAGGAATATTTAGAGTTCTTAAAAGAGGAAAAAGAAATTTCAACTGAGGTGGAAGGCAAGAAATATACGGTTTCTTATTATAAAGTTTCAGAGAATATGAACGTAAATGTCCCAGTAAATAAGCAGTATGAAATTTCGGGGAACAATATGGATGGGGTTATTGTGACGGTTCAGGAATAG
- a CDS encoding sensor histidine kinase, which translates to MANMMKSFRFKMIALFALSMVLAATVTYIIYKGLQLYYKKMVRYEEPLAQFRSMVREFGDINFFLIFFIPLSIIFFFFLTKPYLKYFDEISNGIHHLANGNFTNKVQVSSNDEFGNIAREINVASEKLKEAVERGDFAESSKDQLVVNLAHDLRTPLTSVLGYLDLILKDENLTKEQIKHFSTIAYTKSQRLESLIDELFEITRMNYGMLKLDKKPIDISELLIQLEEELYPLLEKHHLEARLHVDAHLPMHGDGKLLARVFENLLTNAVRYGYDGQFVDMNGYVDNGEVVVQVMNYGDSIPEEDLPYLFDMFYTGDKARTENRGGTGLGLFIAKNIVEQHNGTISAESNVVRTLFEVRLPKDENVTI; encoded by the coding sequence ATGGCTAACATGATGAAAAGCTTTCGTTTTAAAATGATTGCCTTATTTGCGTTAAGTATGGTGCTTGCAGCAACTGTAACTTATATAATTTATAAAGGATTGCAGCTGTATTATAAAAAGATGGTTCGCTACGAAGAGCCTTTAGCGCAATTTCGATCAATGGTAAGGGAATTTGGGGACATTAACTTCTTTTTAATTTTCTTTATTCCGTTATCTATTATCTTTTTCTTCTTTTTGACAAAACCGTATTTAAAATACTTTGATGAAATTTCTAATGGGATTCATCATCTTGCGAACGGTAACTTTACAAATAAAGTTCAAGTTTCATCAAATGATGAGTTTGGAAATATCGCGCGCGAAATAAATGTTGCGAGTGAAAAGTTAAAAGAAGCTGTGGAAAGAGGCGACTTTGCTGAAAGTAGTAAAGATCAGCTCGTTGTGAATTTAGCTCATGATTTAAGAACGCCATTAACATCCGTGTTAGGATATTTAGATTTAATTCTTAAAGATGAGAATTTGACGAAGGAACAAATTAAACATTTTTCCACGATTGCATATACGAAATCACAAAGGCTGGAAAGTTTAATTGATGAGCTATTTGAAATTACACGTATGAATTATGGCATGCTAAAGCTGGATAAAAAGCCTATTGATATAAGTGAGTTGCTTATACAGTTAGAAGAGGAATTATATCCGTTATTAGAGAAACATCATTTAGAAGCTAGATTGCATGTTGATGCTCATTTACCGATGCACGGTGATGGAAAATTGTTAGCTAGAGTATTTGAAAACTTGTTAACAAATGCTGTTCGATACGGATATGATGGACAATTTGTTGATATGAATGGGTATGTCGATAATGGAGAAGTTGTCGTGCAAGTTATGAATTACGGAGATAGCATTCCAGAAGAAGATTTACCGTATCTATTTGATATGTTTTATACAGGTGATAAAGCGAGAACCGAGAACCGTGGCGGGACAGGCCTTGGACTATTTATTGCAAAAAATATTGTCGAGCAGCATAACGGTACGATTTCTGCTGAAAGTAATGTAGTTAGAACGCTATTTGAAGTGAGATTGCCAAAAGACGAGAACGTAACAATTTAA
- a CDS encoding DgaE family pyridoxal phosphate-dependent ammonia lyase, translated as MGHSLNAKYGLKRVINASGRMSILGVSAPANTVMDAMKHGGQNYVEIADLVDKAGDHIARILESEAAVVVNSASSGIALSIAGIVTEGNRRKSERLHQEVIAKNEVIMLKGHNVQYGAPVETMIYLGGGKLVEVGYANEGKAEHIEDAIGENTAAILYVKSHHAVQKNMISVEEAWEVAQRNNIPLIVDAAAEEDIQKYVKYSDLAIYSGSKAIEGPTSGIVGGKRKYIEWLKVQLHCIGRSMKVGKETTFGLLQALDEYGVKEDKSEQEKELLQVLMPLKELNGVNVTIVQDEAGRAIFRARIHINETQLNKSAKDVVTALREGEIAIYTRDYGVRQGFFDIDPRPLQGDDIHVIEEKMREIVGGN; from the coding sequence ATGGGTCATTCATTGAATGCTAAGTATGGATTAAAAAGAGTGATTAATGCGAGCGGTAGAATGAGTATTTTAGGTGTATCCGCTCCGGCAAATACAGTTATGGATGCAATGAAACATGGTGGACAAAATTATGTGGAAATTGCTGATTTAGTAGATAAAGCAGGAGACCATATTGCGAGAATTCTAGAGTCAGAGGCAGCAGTTGTTGTGAATTCAGCATCGAGTGGAATTGCGCTTTCTATCGCTGGTATCGTTACAGAAGGAAATCGCCGTAAAAGTGAAAGACTTCATCAAGAAGTAATCGCGAAAAACGAAGTGATTATGTTAAAGGGTCATAACGTTCAATACGGTGCCCCTGTTGAAACGATGATTTACTTAGGCGGCGGTAAACTTGTAGAAGTTGGCTATGCAAATGAAGGGAAAGCAGAGCATATTGAAGATGCGATTGGTGAAAATACAGCGGCGATTCTTTATGTGAAATCCCATCATGCAGTACAAAAAAATATGATTTCTGTTGAAGAAGCATGGGAAGTTGCGCAGCGAAATAACATCCCGCTTATCGTCGATGCGGCAGCTGAAGAAGACATTCAAAAATATGTGAAGTATTCAGACCTTGCCATTTATAGTGGTTCAAAGGCGATTGAAGGGCCTACTTCTGGTATTGTGGGCGGTAAAAGAAAGTATATTGAGTGGCTAAAAGTGCAATTACATTGCATCGGAAGAAGTATGAAGGTTGGGAAAGAAACAACATTTGGCTTACTTCAAGCGCTTGATGAGTACGGGGTAAAAGAAGATAAGAGCGAGCAAGAAAAAGAATTGTTACAAGTACTTATGCCGCTAAAAGAATTAAACGGCGTAAATGTAACGATCGTTCAAGATGAAGCCGGAAGAGCAATCTTTAGAGCTCGTATTCATATTAACGAGACACAATTAAATAAATCAGCAAAAGATGTTGTGACAGCATTACGCGAAGGGGAAATTGCCATTTATACACGTGATTACGGAGTAAGACAAGGATTCTTTGATATCGATCCACGTCCACTTCAAGGTGATGACATACATGTAATTGAAGAAAAAATGAGAGAAATTGTAGGGGGAAACTAA
- a CDS encoding amidohydrolase/deacetylase family metallohydrolase, whose protein sequence is MTERFVLRNVKRVNGEEIDIVIENNKIAQVTKAGAGEGGKVLDYSGTYVSSGWIDLHVHAFPEFDPYGDEVDEIGVKQGVTTIVDAGSCGADRIADLVKSREQAKTNLFAFLNISRIGLKRIDELSNMEWIDKEKVIEAVEKYKDVIVGLKARMSKSVVCDSGIEPLHIARDLSRETSLPIMVHIGSAPPRIEEVVPLLEKDDVITHYLNGKENNLFDEEGKPLPVLLDAVNRGVHLDVGHGNASFSFKVAEAAKRYGIALNTISTDIYRKNRIHGPVYSMAHVLSKFLYLGYPLEEVIDAVTKHAAEWLKKPELGRIQEGDIANLTLFTVKDEKVTLIDSEGDQRIAERRIDTKGVVINGSFIEC, encoded by the coding sequence ATGACAGAACGATTCGTACTACGTAATGTGAAACGTGTGAACGGGGAAGAGATTGACATTGTAATTGAAAATAATAAAATCGCACAGGTGACGAAAGCTGGTGCTGGTGAGGGTGGAAAGGTTCTTGATTACTCAGGTACTTACGTATCAAGTGGCTGGATTGATTTGCACGTTCATGCTTTTCCAGAGTTTGATCCGTATGGCGATGAGGTGGACGAAATTGGCGTTAAGCAAGGGGTAACGACAATTGTTGATGCAGGTAGCTGCGGTGCTGATCGCATTGCAGATTTAGTAAAAAGTAGAGAGCAGGCAAAAACGAATTTATTTGCCTTTTTAAATATTTCTCGCATCGGTTTAAAACGAATTGATGAATTATCCAATATGGAATGGATAGATAAAGAGAAAGTAATAGAAGCAGTAGAAAAGTATAAAGATGTAATCGTTGGGTTAAAGGCGAGAATGAGTAAAAGTGTCGTTTGTGATAGTGGAATTGAACCACTTCATATAGCGCGTGATTTATCCCGTGAAACATCATTGCCAATTATGGTACATATCGGTTCAGCGCCTCCTCGCATTGAGGAAGTTGTACCTCTTTTAGAAAAAGATGATGTCATTACACATTATTTAAACGGGAAAGAAAATAATTTATTTGATGAAGAAGGCAAACCGCTACCTGTGTTACTAGATGCAGTGAATCGCGGCGTACATTTAGATGTTGGTCATGGTAATGCTAGTTTTTCTTTTAAAGTAGCAGAAGCGGCGAAGCGTTACGGTATTGCGCTTAATACAATTAGTACAGATATTTACCGGAAGAACCGTATACACGGTCCAGTGTATAGTATGGCTCACGTTCTTTCGAAATTCCTTTACTTAGGTTATCCGCTAGAAGAAGTGATTGATGCGGTTACGAAACATGCAGCAGAGTGGCTTAAGAAACCTGAGCTTGGCCGCATTCAAGAAGGCGATATTGCAAATTTAACTTTATTTACGGTGAAAGATGAGAAGGTTACGTTAATTGATTCAGAAGGGGATCAGCGCATTGCTGAAAGAAGGATTGATACGAAAGGGGTTGTAATCAATGGGTCATTCATTGAATGCTAA